One window of the Candidatus Eremiobacteraceae bacterium genome contains the following:
- the pyrF gene encoding orotidine-5'-phosphate decarboxylase, which translates to MTQLIVALDEPDYGHARVVVERTAPAVEWYKVGYEAYYGYGDLILTLLREAGKQIFLDLKLHDIPNTVTAAVRASARSGATLLTVHAGGGATMLSAAVAAKTAGLRIIAVTVLTSLTAEDLRSVGIASDPKDQALRLALLARNCGIDGVVCAVEDAARIRRECGPGFAIVCPGVRPPGAPAGDQRRVATPADAALAGADFIVVGRPVTKSDDPGAAARAIVDQLRLS; encoded by the coding sequence GTGACGCAGTTGATCGTCGCGCTCGACGAGCCGGACTATGGACACGCTCGTGTCGTCGTGGAGCGGACCGCGCCGGCGGTCGAGTGGTATAAAGTAGGCTACGAAGCGTACTACGGTTACGGCGACCTCATTCTGACGCTGCTGCGCGAAGCCGGCAAGCAGATATTTCTCGACTTGAAACTGCACGATATCCCGAACACCGTCACCGCGGCGGTGCGGGCAAGCGCACGCAGCGGGGCCACGCTCTTGACGGTGCATGCGGGCGGCGGTGCGACGATGCTCAGCGCGGCAGTCGCGGCGAAGACCGCCGGATTGCGCATCATCGCCGTCACAGTGCTCACGAGTCTGACGGCTGAAGATCTGCGCAGCGTGGGCATCGCGTCGGACCCGAAGGATCAGGCGCTGCGCCTCGCGCTGCTTGCTCGGAACTGCGGCATCGACGGCGTGGTTTGCGCGGTTGAGGATGCTGCGCGCATACGGCGTGAGTGCGGACCTGGCTTCGCGATCGTCTGCCCAGGAGTTCGGCCGCCGGGTGCGCCGGCCGGCGACCAACGCCGCGTCGCGACCCCGGCCGACGCCGCGCTTGCGGGCGCCGATTTCATCGTCGTAGGCAGGCCTGTGACGAAGTCCGACGATCCAGGCGCGGCGGCTCGCGCGATCGTCGACCAACTGCGCCTGTCGTAG
- a CDS encoding VOC family protein, with the protein MEVSPYIFFDGDCEAALTFYKDVFGGEIVDLMRVSDTPMAAQMPKDQSNRVMHATFKGPGINFMAADGQTGESRTKERISMSIGTGDLNEGERIFKRLSEGGDVTMPLADQFWGARFGQVTDRFGIDWMMNIAKN; encoded by the coding sequence GTGGAAGTTTCGCCGTACATATTTTTCGACGGGGATTGCGAAGCCGCGCTGACGTTTTATAAAGATGTGTTCGGCGGCGAGATCGTCGACCTCATGCGCGTGAGCGACACGCCCATGGCCGCGCAGATGCCCAAAGATCAGAGCAATCGCGTCATGCATGCGACGTTCAAAGGCCCCGGAATCAACTTCATGGCCGCGGATGGCCAGACCGGAGAATCGCGCACGAAAGAGCGCATCTCGATGTCGATCGGAACCGGTGATCTAAACGAAGGCGAGCGCATCTTCAAACGGCTCTCCGAAGGCGGCGACGTGACGATGCCGCTTGCAGACCAATTCTGGGGCGCGCGATTCGGCCAAGTCACTGACCGATTCGGCATCGATTGGATGATGAATATCGCCAAGAATTAA
- a CDS encoding response regulator transcription factor: MEQLAASGPSEKQWILIVEDDEKIARVLQLELEHEGFRVEICHDGASAIERALKGPDLIVLDLLLPRIDGLEVCRRVRRHSSVPIIMLTAKDAVPDRIAGLDTGANDYLTKPFSIEELLARIRVQLRSHEPGARTLSAKDLVLNRDTHEVTRAGNSITLTAKEFSLLEFLLMYPNKVHTRDEIFNSVWGSDFLGESNLIDVYIRYLRNKVDEATEDKLIHTVRGVGYALRT, encoded by the coding sequence ATGGAACAACTCGCAGCTTCTGGGCCGTCGGAAAAGCAATGGATCCTCATCGTCGAGGACGACGAGAAGATCGCGCGCGTCCTTCAGCTGGAACTGGAGCACGAAGGTTTCCGCGTCGAGATTTGTCATGATGGCGCGAGCGCGATCGAACGCGCGTTGAAGGGCCCCGATCTCATCGTGCTCGATCTGCTTCTGCCGCGCATCGACGGCCTGGAAGTCTGCCGCCGCGTCCGCAGGCATTCGTCCGTCCCCATCATCATGCTCACCGCCAAAGACGCGGTGCCCGACCGCATCGCGGGGCTCGACACCGGCGCGAACGATTATCTGACGAAGCCATTCTCAATAGAAGAACTGCTAGCACGCATCCGCGTGCAGCTGCGCTCGCATGAGCCCGGCGCACGCACGTTGAGCGCCAAAGATCTCGTGCTTAACCGCGATACGCACGAGGTGACGCGCGCCGGCAATTCCATCACGCTCACGGCCAAAGAATTCTCGCTCCTCGAGTTCTTGCTCATGTACCCCAACAAAGTGCACACGCGCGACGAGATCTTCAACAGCGTGTGGGGATCCGATTTTCTCGGTGAGTCCAATCTCATCGACGTTTACATCCGGTACTTGCGCAATAAGGTCGACGAAGCCACTGAGGACAAGCTGATCCACACGGTCAGAGGTGTGGGCTACGCGCTCCGTACCTGA
- the thpR gene encoding RNA 2',3'-cyclic phosphodiesterase, producing MRLFAGIPLDEAARAFVADAADRLARTGVSLKWVRHENWHVTVAFLGELAEPRVAEARQAFVRVAALCEPFRLSLAAIGAFPNLRRPRAVYVGGESLADGFARTAAAVRSEFTGLGFRFDDDAIAHVTIARSDGRSPIDAPALPSSVEMPVRRLVLFASVPAAGSVRYDEIESVDLRNP from the coding sequence GTGCGGTTGTTCGCCGGTATTCCATTGGATGAGGCCGCCCGAGCGTTCGTCGCGGATGCCGCCGATCGGCTTGCTCGCACCGGCGTCTCATTGAAGTGGGTTCGCCACGAGAACTGGCACGTGACGGTTGCGTTCTTGGGCGAACTCGCCGAACCTCGTGTTGCCGAAGCGCGCCAGGCGTTCGTTCGAGTCGCCGCGTTGTGCGAACCGTTCCGGCTGAGCCTCGCAGCGATCGGCGCCTTTCCGAATCTGCGCCGACCGCGTGCGGTGTATGTCGGCGGAGAGTCTCTGGCGGACGGGTTCGCGCGAACCGCAGCTGCGGTTCGCTCGGAATTCACCGGACTCGGCTTTCGCTTCGACGACGACGCGATCGCGCACGTGACGATCGCCCGATCGGACGGTCGTTCGCCGATCGACGCACCGGCGCTCCCCTCCTCGGTGGAAATGCCCGTCCGCCGGCTCGTGCTCTTCGCGTCGGTGCCCGCAGCCGGATCGGTACGCTATGACGAGATCGAATCGGTCGACCTACGGAACCCCTGA
- a CDS encoding HAMP domain-containing sensor histidine kinase, with amino-acid sequence MAWYGGLLLVLLVAFSVVVDAGANRYMMSSTADRINGVTQQIEAVTRGERNEPFGVVSVRTLLSDESTLNTFAGAGLFVEVFTPGKQLFPIGRSGNLSGFDLPTSGYIPWRAPGGFGDGWGTARTDVGPVLAHWITINGPQGPEVVVYVAESLTLVQQTIAAFGVFLLISMLIAAIAVIVTGTWLARTAVAPINEIATAAREIGGEDLAKRLNWQERRDELGVLASTFDEMLGRLEAAFARERRFIADASHELKTPLTVINGNAQMLQRWADRDPALRAEAMETIRSESASMARVINAMLTLAKTDDAEALSLEPVSLSAVLHDASAALRPSAERKGLALEVRSDADATVRGEPGLLRQLITNLTENAIKFTQSGRVTLTLERVGPMARITVSDTGPGIPEEALPHVFERFYRADPARSRKVEGTGLGLAVVRNIVRVHGGEIRAENPQTGGAAFVIELPVLQNGA; translated from the coding sequence ATGGCGTGGTACGGGGGACTGCTGCTCGTGCTGTTGGTGGCGTTTTCGGTCGTGGTGGACGCGGGCGCGAACCGCTACATGATGAGCAGCACCGCAGACCGCATCAACGGCGTCACGCAGCAGATCGAAGCGGTGACGCGCGGTGAGCGCAACGAGCCGTTCGGCGTGGTCAGCGTGCGCACGCTCCTTTCGGACGAGTCCACTTTGAACACGTTCGCCGGCGCCGGCCTGTTCGTCGAAGTGTTCACGCCCGGCAAACAGCTGTTCCCGATCGGGCGCAGCGGCAATCTCAGCGGATTTGACCTGCCGACATCGGGCTACATCCCCTGGCGCGCCCCCGGCGGGTTCGGTGATGGATGGGGAACGGCGAGGACCGACGTGGGGCCCGTGCTCGCGCATTGGATCACGATCAACGGCCCGCAAGGTCCGGAGGTCGTCGTCTATGTCGCCGAGTCGCTGACGCTCGTCCAACAAACGATCGCCGCGTTTGGCGTGTTCTTGCTCATCAGTATGCTGATCGCCGCGATCGCGGTGATCGTGACGGGCACGTGGCTTGCCCGTACCGCCGTCGCGCCGATCAACGAGATCGCGACCGCCGCGCGCGAAATCGGCGGCGAGGATCTCGCCAAACGTCTCAACTGGCAAGAACGACGCGATGAGCTCGGCGTTCTCGCCTCCACCTTCGACGAAATGCTCGGGCGATTGGAGGCCGCATTCGCGCGTGAACGCCGCTTCATCGCCGACGCCTCACACGAACTGAAAACACCGCTCACCGTCATCAACGGCAACGCGCAAATGCTGCAACGGTGGGCCGATCGCGATCCCGCGCTGCGCGCCGAAGCCATGGAGACTATCCGTTCCGAGAGCGCGAGCATGGCGCGCGTGATCAATGCCATGCTGACGCTCGCCAAGACCGATGACGCGGAAGCGCTTTCGCTCGAGCCGGTTTCGCTCTCAGCTGTGCTGCACGACGCAAGCGCGGCGCTGCGGCCATCCGCCGAACGGAAGGGACTGGCGCTCGAGGTGCGCAGCGATGCCGACGCCACGGTCAGAGGCGAGCCCGGTCTCTTGCGTCAGCTCATCACAAATCTCACGGAGAACGCGATCAAGTTCACGCAGTCCGGTCGCGTCACGCTCACGCTCGAACGCGTCGGCCCCATGGCCCGCATAACCGTGAGCGACACCGGTCCCGGCATCCCCGAAGAAGCGTTGCCGCACGTCTTCGAACGATTTTATCGCGCGGATCCAGCGCGCTCCCGCAAGGTAGAAGGCACCGGATTGGGCTTGGCGGTCGTACGCAACATCGTGCGCGTGCATGGCGGTGAGATTCGCGCTGAAAACCCGCAAACGGGCGGCGCTGCTTTCGTCATCGAACTGCCGGTGCTGCAGAATGGCGCGTGA
- a CDS encoding dihydroorotate dehydrogenase codes for MTQLPGERIDPTTRIGNAELKNFVIAASGCYNRGAEFARVTDVSAYGAITLKSVALQPRLGNGMPRVLPTPAGMLNAIGLQGPGIEHFLKHEAPHLHEVPTAVIASVAGFSVAEFAEVAARMDGLANVVAIELDVSCPNVDREGECFAANPDSTAEVVRAVKARVRLPVIAKLTPNVSDIQPIARAAERAGADAISLINAVRGMAIDVAQARPWLANVSGGLTGPAIRPVAVLAVWEAAQAVRVPIIGMGGIETGRDALEFVLAGASAVAIGTANFRNPDVAAHVADALCVAAEQRGVASVRELVGLANPGFAAERLR; via the coding sequence ATGACCCAGCTGCCGGGCGAACGGATCGATCCCACAACGCGCATCGGAAATGCAGAGCTCAAGAACTTTGTCATCGCGGCGAGCGGCTGCTACAATCGCGGGGCCGAGTTCGCGCGCGTCACCGATGTGAGCGCGTATGGCGCGATCACACTGAAGAGCGTCGCTCTGCAGCCGCGGCTGGGCAACGGGATGCCGCGCGTGCTGCCCACGCCGGCGGGAATGCTGAATGCGATCGGCCTGCAGGGGCCGGGCATCGAGCACTTTCTCAAGCACGAAGCGCCGCATCTTCACGAAGTTCCCACGGCGGTGATCGCAAGCGTCGCCGGCTTTTCGGTCGCGGAATTCGCCGAAGTGGCCGCGCGCATGGACGGGTTGGCGAACGTCGTCGCCATCGAACTCGACGTCTCATGCCCGAATGTGGATCGCGAAGGCGAGTGCTTCGCGGCAAATCCGGACAGCACGGCTGAAGTTGTCCGGGCCGTCAAAGCGCGCGTGCGTCTTCCGGTCATCGCGAAGCTGACACCGAACGTCTCCGACATACAACCCATCGCACGCGCTGCCGAACGCGCGGGCGCGGATGCGATCTCGCTGATAAACGCGGTGCGCGGCATGGCGATCGACGTCGCGCAAGCGCGCCCGTGGCTCGCTAACGTGAGCGGGGGATTGACCGGTCCGGCGATCCGGCCGGTGGCGGTGCTGGCGGTCTGGGAGGCGGCGCAAGCGGTGCGTGTCCCGATCATCGGCATGGGCGGCATCGAGACCGGCCGCGACGCGCTCGAATTCGTCTTGGCGGGCGCAAGCGCGGTTGCGATCGGCACCGCGAACTTTCGAAATCCGGACGTCGCCGCTCACGTCGCAGACGCGCTGTGTGTCGCAGCCGAGCAACGCGGGGTCGCGTCGGTCCGGGAACTGGTTGGTTTAGCGAATCCGGGGTTTGCCGCCGAAAGGTTGCGCTAG